The genome window CCTGATGCTGTAATACTTGCCATCGGCCTCCGCCTGAACATACCAGTCTTTGTATGGTTTGGTAAAGACGTAGCTGCTGAGGATACCGATGCCGGCGCCGACTACAACATCATGTACATGATGCTGTCGGGCCTCAACACGACTGTAAGCCACAAAGGACGCCGCTACATAAGCCGGTATCCCATAGTCCCAGCCATAACGTTTGCGCATGAACTCGGCGGCGGAGAAGGAAATGGAAGTGTGTCTCGAAGGAAAGGAATGTCTTCCGCCGTTGGGACGACTCTCGTTCACAGTATATTTGAGGCCGTAGGTGACACCGAGAGTAAGTGCTGCCGATTCCCCAAACTGTAACGCTCCTGCGCCGTCCTTGTATCCTATTGTCAGCCCGACCGCGGTCGCTGGCAGAACAAACTGCAACACATCGCCTGCGGCCTCCACCCCGCCGCTTGCTTTTGCTTCTACAATAGTGATGAGGCACAGGAAAAGTCCCACGAGGAAAGTGGCAGCATGATAGATGTAAGGTGCCGAAATACGCATTGCTTTCATGGTGAAGTCCCTCCATCATCAGGATCTTGAGGATGGGTTCGGAGAGGTCTACATCCCCGAGTCCCTATCCCGGAAATACCCCAAGGATAGGCGGGAGACCGGCTGTCACACCCTGCGCCATAGTTTTGCCACCCACATGCTGGAAAACGGGGTGAACATCCGCGTGCTCCAGGAACTCCTCGGCCACGCGGACGTGAAGACCACCGAGATTTACACCCATGTCATGGCCCGGGACATCCGGCAACTGCAAAGCCCGCTGGACCGCTTGCCGGGCTGACCGCCGGTGCCAGGTCACACCCCGTGGCTTTCTTCTCGTTTCCGCCCTGTGTGAACCCTCTTCTTTCATCCTTCTTTCTCCTCCCTTGGAACAGGACGTTTTTTTGTGCTATGCTGAAGGGCAGGCAGGAGGTAGGTCTTGTTTTCCGACCAGTTGGCCAATCTCTCAGCATAGTACATTTCTAAATCCTCCCATTTTTAATTACAGTAGTCAGGTGTTTAGCGAATTTTTTGACATCTCAAAGACAAAGTCCACGATCTCGCACGGCGCCGAGCCCGGCTTGAATACTTTCTTTATCCCCATATCCAAAAGTTCAGGTATATCCCTCGTGGGGATGACACCCCCCATGATCACCGGTATTTCTATCTTTTGTTCATTCAGCACTTTCACCAGATTGGAGGCGACGTAGAAATGCTCTCCCATAGAACTGCTGATGCCTATAATGTCCACATCCTCCTGTTCGGCTGCCTTAGCCAGTTCTTTCGGATCACTAAAGTAGGTATAGACAACCTCGATACCTCTATTCCTGAAACTGCTCATGACAGAGAGAAGCCCCCGGTCGTGTCCGTCCAGAGAAAAACGCGCCAACAGGGCCCTCATTTTACCCTTCCCCTTCCCCTTCCCCTTGCCCTGGTCTTTCATGGTTTCCTCTCTAAGCATATATTCTACCTCCACTGACCTCTACTATTGACTCCATCATTTCACCCAGTGTACATTTAGCCCTGGCGGCCTCTAACAAAGCAGGCATAAGGATCCCTGCCTTTTCCACCGCATCAAAATTCACCATGGACTCCTTCACCCTCTCTAAGGAATCTTTCACCTTGCTGTTGTCCCGGTTCTTCTTCCATTTTTCCGTCCTCTTTATGATCTCTGCCTCGATCTCAGGCTGGTATCCGGTAAAAGCCGGCACTTCTTCCTCTTCTTCCACTCTGAACTTATTCAAACCCACGACGACCCTCTCCCCGCTATCAACCTCCTGACGCCATTTTATGCTCTGTTTTTCTAAGAGCTGGCGGAGCCAGCCATTCTTTATGCACCCGAAATAGCCCCCCCGGCTTTCTATCTCACTCCTGACCTTCTCTGTTTCTTCTTCCACCTTGTCCGTGAGCCATTCTAAATAGTAAGAACCACCCAGCGGGTCAGTCACCTGGGGTATCCCCGTTTCATGGAGGACGATCTGGTTTATCCGGATGGCCGTACGCACCGCCTCCTCGGAAGGCAGGCCGATAGCTTCATCGTAAGAATTGGTATGCATGGACTGCACGCCACCAAGAACACAGGCCAGCACCTGGAGGGTGGAGCGGGTAATGTTATTCAAAGGCTGCTGGGATGTGAGCGAAGAACCGGCGGTATGCACATGGATCCTGTACTGGAGGGACCTCGGATCCTTGCAGCCGAACCTCTCCTTCATGATCTTTGCCCACATCCGTCTCCATGCACGGAGTTTTGCTATCTCTTCAAAGAAGTTCATCCCCAAGTGAACTTGAGAACTGAACCGGGGAACAAAATCGTCCGGCTTAAGGCCGGCCTTTATCCCCCCTTCAACCAGGTCAATGGCCTTGGAAAGTACGATTCCCAGTTCCTGGGCCGGCGTAGCATTCATTTCCCCTAAGACATAACCGCAGAGGTTTGTGTGGTTCCACCTCTTGATAGCCTGGGAGGTATATTTTATCAACTCGATCTCCAGCTTGTACTGGGTATCAGGGACAGGAGACGGCAGATTGGTGGTCAGGCACCTGTTACCCAATCCATTCTGGCTTTGACCGTTTAACTCCCCGGGACTGTGTCCCCTGCCTTCGGCGTAGACTACATACATCGCCAGGAAGGGCAGGCAGGTGAATCTGATGTTATCGGCCACGCGGGTATTGGGGAGATCGTAGTCTTTAAGGAGGGTGTCAATATCTTCGAGGGTGGTTATATTGACACCGCCCAGACCAATCATGCCGCGCGCCCTGGGGTTATCGGGATCAAAACCGCAATGGGTAGGAGTATCCACGGCAAAGAGGACGGCCGGTTGTTCTCCGTATCCTTTCATTCCTTCCTTTACCAGGTATTTGGTGCGTTCCCTCGTCTCCTCGCTGGTGCCGTAGCCATGGAGCAACTGGATCATCCAGGGCATATACTGATACCCCAGCGCCCTGTTCCCCCTGGTATAGGGGAAAGCCCCGGGCGCCTCCACTTCTAAATCCTTCACATCATCCGGCGTGTAAACATACTTGAGGGGTATCCCGGATTCTGAAGTATATTGAGGAGATTCAAACTTCAGCTTCTTTTTATAGATATCTTCTACCTCTCTCTCCCATTGCTCCAACATCTTTTTTGTCTTCTCGAGGGCTTCTTTTGTAAACATGGCAAATTTTCCTTTCCTAATCAAATAACATTAAAAGATTGATTCAATCTTAACCTGTCTCGCTTTATCCTGTTAAACATTTTATGTTATCTTTTTTTTACATTATTACTTCAAGATGTTTTGTAACTTTTCCTACAATTATAGAAACCCTTGTGCTCCCCTGTCAATAAAAAGGCATCACAGGCGGCGTTCTGGATGCCTTTTTCGGTCAATGTCAACGGTAATGCAATAGTGGACCCAAGATGGTAATGAAAAGTGTACCATCTGGATGATTAACCTGTGGTAATGTCTCCTCTCAGAGAGGAGCTCAGTTTTTGGTTCTAAGTCCGGCCAGTATCTGACCAACGGCACGGTCAAGTTCATCCCGCTCAATAAGGTTGAGGACCGAAGGGGAGTTTAACTGCCGATTGGCAAGAGAGGGAAGATGGGGGATAGTAGCCACAAGGGGAGGCAGGCCCTCGATTTCCGGGAGCCTGAAATCATTGGTAGCCCGATTTATAAGCAATACCTGTCGGGTTAGTCTCATGTTCCTGGCCAGGGTGCTGATGCGGGAGGCTGTCTGGAGGCTCCTGAGGCTCGGTTCACTGACCACGATCAGACCATCCACAAACTGGATCGTACCCCGGCCCAGATGTTCCACTCCCGCTTCAAGATCAACGATAACCCATTGTCTGCGCTGGATGATCAGGTGGGCCAGAAGGGCCTTCAGCAGGGCATTGGCCGCGCAGGCACAGCCGCCACCGGCGGCGGCAATGCCACCCATAACCAGGAGGTTGAGATTCCCTGCCCGCCTTGCGAGGCGCTCCGGTAGATCTTGCACTTCCGGGTTGAGATGGATTAAACCTTCTCCCACCCGTTCCCGGATGAGTTCTTTTTCCTGGATTAAGGGCGTGGGAATTTCGCCCTCCGGCAGACCCAGGGCCTGCCCGAGGGAAAGGGCCGTGTCCGCATCTACCAGCCAGACCTCTTCCTCACAGCGGGCCAGATAATCACCCACCCAGACGGTAACGGATGTCTTTCCCACTCCGCCTTTTCCTGCCACCGCTAATTTCATGCCTCTTTCCTTTGATTTTGATAGAGAAACGCAGAACAACTCCCGCTATGGATGGGGGAAGGCGGGGCTTCCCGGATACGCCTCCCGTCATCCTTATGAATACTTTTGCGTCCTGTAGGTATATCCGTTTTTGATGTGCTCCTTTGCCTTTAAGTGTCTCATCACGTACTGGCCGCAGTTGCTGCCAATATGGTTTTCTTCAATCTCGCCGATGCTGACGATAACCTCGTAACCGGAGGCACGGAGTTCCCTCACTACCTGATTATCCTTTTCCTCCTGATAGGGGTCAATATACGAGGAAAGCCTGTTTTTCACTGCCTGATGAGTTGGATTTAGCGGGGTTATTTTAATTAAGAATTTACCGGGATCGAAGTGTCTCAGAAGGATTCCCGGATCAACCGGCGTCTCCGCGGCGAGGGCAAAATTCAAGGTTATCTTCCTGTCATCCTTAACATAGAATTCCTCTCCATATTCAGCCAGCCTGGCAAAATTCCACTTCTTTGCCGGAACCAGGTGGTCTCTCAATCTTTCATCTGTCGTATGAATGGAAAACTGAAGCTGAAATCGTCCTCTGGAATAGCTCTTGTTCTTTATCTCTATGAGTCTGTTAAAGAATCTATCAGTACCTGTCGGAGCAATGGTAGAAATTGAGGGGATTAAGCCGGTGGCGTTGTAACGATGGGGAAGTTCCTCGAGGACATCAAGGGTATTTAAATTCAAAGAAGGCTCTCCCATCCTGGCAAACTGAACCTTGAATTTATCTACCGGAATGCTGCCGTCGGGAAACCTCTTTTTCACTAAGAAGTCTATCTGGGCGAAGATATCTTCCCGGGATAGTTTACCCTCGTAATAGCTTCCCGCATCGCACATGAGGCATCTCACGGGACAACCAAACAGAGTGGAGACGATCAGAACCCACTTCTTTTCTCTCGGTAGCGGTGGCTGCACAGATTCCACAAATTCCACCAGCTTTCCCTGTCTGATCTCGGCCATATAGACCATGGCAACATCTTCTCTTCCCGTTGAGGCAAGGACTTTCATGGACACGCCTCCTCCCATCTTTAAGACGATTTCTTTCTACCAGAAAGATTGACAGAATTCAAGCCTGAAATGCCACAGAAAGGCCACAGAAAGGAAGAATAAACACCTATTTTGAAATGGCAGGTGAACTGTGCTATTTGTCCTTGAAGATGGCGCCGGTACCCGCTGAGGTGACCAGTCTGGCATATCTGGCAAGGTACCCGCCTGTTATGAGAGGGGGGCGAGGCTGGAAACTCTTTTTCCTTCTGGCCAATTCTTCTTCGCTTACCAACAAGGTGAGCTTTTTATGGGGGATGTCAATGGCAATCCTGTCACCTTCCCGGATGAGGGCGATGGGCCCGCCCTCCGCCGCCTCCGGCGATATGTGACCTATCGCTGCCCCCCTTGTCCCGCCGCTGAATCTCCCGTCCGTCAGCAGGGCCGTCCTGTCATCGAGCCTCATCCCGGCAAGGGCGGAAGTGGGGGCAAGCATCTCCCGCATCCCTGGTCCCCCTCTGGGGCCTTCGTAGCGGATTACCACGATGTCACCGGGGTGAATCTTTCCGCCAAGGATGGCGGCCATAGCCTCGTCCTCTCCGTCGAAGACGCGGGCGGGGCCCTCGTTTACCAGCATATTCTGCGCAACTGCCGACTGCTTGACCACCGCGCCATCGGGGGCGAGATTTCCCCTCAAGATAGCAATGCCTCCCTCATGACGGTATGGTGCGGCAATGGAGCGGATGACGTCATGGTTGACGACCCGGAAACCTTTCAGGTTGTCGCCCACGGTTTTGCCCGTTACGGTCAGGGAGGACAGATGGATCACGCCCAGCGGACTGATCTCTTTCATCACGCCCTGAACTCCGCCGGCCAGGTCAAGATCCTCGACATGGTGTGGCCCTGCCGGGCTGAGGCGGCAGATATTAGGGGTCTTTTCACTGATGGTATTGAACAGGTCAATGTTTAGCCTGATTCCCGCTTCATGGGCGATCGCAAGAATATGGAGGACGGTGTTGGTTGAGCAACCGAGGGCCATGTCCACCGCCATGGCGTTTTCGAAGGCCTCGAAGGTGGCGATTGCCCGCGGACGGAGATCTTTCTTAAGGAGAGCGAGGATCCTCATGCCTGTATCTTTGGCGAGACGCCTCCGGGCGGCATGGACGGCGGGGATCGTTCCACTCCCCGGCAGGCTAAGACCGAGGGCCTCGGTGAGGCAGTTCATGGAATTTGCCGTATACATCCCCGAGCATGATCCGTATCCCGGACAGGCACAATCCTCTAATGACTTCAGCGTCTTCTGGGTCATCCGGCCGGATTTTACCGCTCCCACCCCTTCGAAGACACTGATCAGATCAACCGCTTTCCCCTCGTAGGTACCGGCCAGCATGGGACCACCGCTGATGAATATGGAGGGGATGTTCAAGCGGAGGGCCGCCATGAGCATACCGGGGACGATCTTGTCGCAGTTGGGAATAAATACCAGGCCGTCGAAGGGATGGGCCATGGCCATTACCTCAATGGAGTCGGCGATCAACTCCCGGCTGGCGAGGGAGTATTTCATACCCGTGTGACCCATGGCAATCCCATCGCAGACGCCAATGACGGGAAATTCAACCGGTGTTCCCCCGGCCATCCTTATCCCGGCCTTAACATCTTGTGCAATCATGTCGAGGTGGATATGGCCGGGGATGATCTCATTTGCCGCATTCACCACACCGATCAGGGGCCGGGCGAGTTCCTTGTCGGTGTATCCCATGGCCTTGAAGAGAGAGCGATGGGGGGCCCTTTCCAGGCCCTTTTTCATGATGTCACTTCTCATGTTTTTTATTTTTCTCTCTTTTCCGGTCTTAGGGAACGGATGGCGGCGCCTGCCTGCCACATCTCCATATTTCTCATCGCCTCCAACTCCCTTTCGAGCCGCTGCCTGTAGTCGGGGGCGCTGTTGGCCTCGAGCACGATCTGGACCTCCCTACCTGAGACAACCCTTTCATATAAGGCATCGAAAACGGGGGCAACGGCGTCCCGAAACCTGTTTTTCCAGTCGAGAGCGCCCCGCTGGGCAGTGGTGCTGCAATTGGCATACATCCAGTCCATGCCGTTTTCCGCAACAAGGCGGATCAGGCTCTGGGTCAGTTCCTCCACCGTCTCATTGAAGGCCTCACTGGGGGTATGACCATTTTTCCGGAGGAGATTATACTGAGCTTCCATGACACCGGCCAGGCAGCCCATGAGGACCCCCCGTTCTCCCGTCAGGTCACTGTATACCTCGTTCTTAAAGGTCGTAGAGAAAAGATAACCCGAACCGATAGCAATCCCGAGGGCAAGGGTCCTTTCTGTTGCCCGCCCGGTATAATCCTGAAAAACGGCATAGCTCGCATTGATGCCGCTGCCGGCAAGAAAGTTGCTGCGGACGGTGCGCCCCGACCCTTTAGGGGCCACCAGGATCACGTCTATATTTTTCGTGGGGATGACACCGGTCAGGTCTTTGTAAACAATGGAAAACCCGTGGGAAAAATAGAGGGCATTTCCTTCCTCCAGGCAGGGTTTGATCACCGGCCACATGACCTTCTGGCCTGCATCGGAGAGCAGGTACTGGATAATGGTTCCCCGCCGGGCAGCTTCTTCCGGTGAGAAGAGGGTCTCACCGGGGATGAATCCGTCCTCTACCGCCCTCTGCCAGGACGGGCCCCCCTCCCGCTGTCCGACGATAACCCGGATGCCGTTGTCTCTCATGTTCAATGCCTGTCCCGGCCCCTGGACACCGTAGCCAAGGACAGCCACCGTTTCATCCCTCAGGATATCCCGGGCCTTT of Syntrophales bacterium contains these proteins:
- a CDS encoding phosphatase PAP2 family protein codes for the protein MKAMRISAPYIYHAATFLVGLFLCLITIVEAKASGGVEAAGDVLQFVLPATAVGLTIGYKDGAGALQFGESAALTLGVTYGLKYTVNESRPNGGRHSFPSRHTSISFSAAEFMRKRYGWDYGIPAYVAASFVAYSRVEARQHHVHDVVVGAGIGILSSYVFTKPYKDWYVQAEADGKYYSIRLSRTW
- a CDS encoding cobalamin-dependent protein (Presence of a B(12) (cobalamin)-binding domain implies dependence on cobalamin itself, in one of its several forms, or in some unusual lineages, dependence on a cobalamin-like analog.), producing MLREETMKDQGKGKGKGKGKMRALLARFSLDGHDRGLLSVMSSFRNRGIEVVYTYFSDPKELAKAAEQEDVDIIGISSSMGEHFYVASNLVKVLNEQKIEIPVIMGGVIPTRDIPELLDMGIKKVFKPGSAPCEIVDFVFEMSKNSLNT
- a CDS encoding acyl-CoA mutase large subunit family protein encodes the protein MFTKEALEKTKKMLEQWEREVEDIYKKKLKFESPQYTSESGIPLKYVYTPDDVKDLEVEAPGAFPYTRGNRALGYQYMPWMIQLLHGYGTSEETRERTKYLVKEGMKGYGEQPAVLFAVDTPTHCGFDPDNPRARGMIGLGGVNITTLEDIDTLLKDYDLPNTRVADNIRFTCLPFLAMYVVYAEGRGHSPGELNGQSQNGLGNRCLTTNLPSPVPDTQYKLEIELIKYTSQAIKRWNHTNLCGYVLGEMNATPAQELGIVLSKAIDLVEGGIKAGLKPDDFVPRFSSQVHLGMNFFEEIAKLRAWRRMWAKIMKERFGCKDPRSLQYRIHVHTAGSSLTSQQPLNNITRSTLQVLACVLGGVQSMHTNSYDEAIGLPSEEAVRTAIRINQIVLHETGIPQVTDPLGGSYYLEWLTDKVEEETEKVRSEIESRGGYFGCIKNGWLRQLLEKQSIKWRQEVDSGERVVVGLNKFRVEEEEEVPAFTGYQPEIEAEIIKRTEKWKKNRDNSKVKDSLERVKESMVNFDAVEKAGILMPALLEAARAKCTLGEMMESIVEVSGGRIYA
- a CDS encoding ArsA-related P-loop ATPase; translation: MKLAVAGKGGVGKTSVTVWVGDYLARCEEEVWLVDADTALSLGQALGLPEGEIPTPLIQEKELIRERVGEGLIHLNPEVQDLPERLARRAGNLNLLVMGGIAAAGGGCACAANALLKALLAHLIIQRRQWVIVDLEAGVEHLGRGTIQFVDGLIVVSEPSLRSLQTASRISTLARNMRLTRQVLLINRATNDFRLPEIEGLPPLVATIPHLPSLANRQLNSPSVLNLIERDELDRAVGQILAGLRTKN
- the ilvD gene encoding dihydroxy-acid dehydratase; this encodes MRSDIMKKGLERAPHRSLFKAMGYTDKELARPLIGVVNAANEIIPGHIHLDMIAQDVKAGIRMAGGTPVEFPVIGVCDGIAMGHTGMKYSLASRELIADSIEVMAMAHPFDGLVFIPNCDKIVPGMLMAALRLNIPSIFISGGPMLAGTYEGKAVDLISVFEGVGAVKSGRMTQKTLKSLEDCACPGYGSCSGMYTANSMNCLTEALGLSLPGSGTIPAVHAARRRLAKDTGMRILALLKKDLRPRAIATFEAFENAMAVDMALGCSTNTVLHILAIAHEAGIRLNIDLFNTISEKTPNICRLSPAGPHHVEDLDLAGGVQGVMKEISPLGVIHLSSLTVTGKTVGDNLKGFRVVNHDVIRSIAAPYRHEGGIAILRGNLAPDGAVVKQSAVAQNMLVNEGPARVFDGEDEAMAAILGGKIHPGDIVVIRYEGPRGGPGMREMLAPTSALAGMRLDDRTALLTDGRFSGGTRGAAIGHISPEAAEGGPIALIREGDRIAIDIPHKKLTLLVSEEELARRKKSFQPRPPLITGGYLARYARLVTSAGTGAIFKDK
- the ilvC gene encoding ketol-acid reductoisomerase; the encoded protein is MAKINFGGVWEEVITSEEFPLAKARDILRDETVAVLGYGVQGPGQALNMRDNGIRVIVGQREGGPSWQRAVEDGFIPGETLFSPEEAARRGTIIQYLLSDAGQKVMWPVIKPCLEEGNALYFSHGFSIVYKDLTGVIPTKNIDVILVAPKGSGRTVRSNFLAGSGINASYAVFQDYTGRATERTLALGIAIGSGYLFSTTFKNEVYSDLTGERGVLMGCLAGVMEAQYNLLRKNGHTPSEAFNETVEELTQSLIRLVAENGMDWMYANCSTTAQRGALDWKNRFRDAVAPVFDALYERVVSGREVQIVLEANSAPDYRQRLERELEAMRNMEMWQAGAAIRSLRPEKREK